The Ochotona princeps isolate mOchPri1 chromosome 23, mOchPri1.hap1, whole genome shotgun sequence genome includes a window with the following:
- the LOC105941735 gene encoding small ribosomal subunit protein eS12-like, protein MAEEGIAAGGVMDVNTALQEVLKTALIHDGLACGIREAAKALDKRQAHLCVLASNCDEPMYVKLVEALCAEHQINLIKVDDNEKLGEWVGLYKIDREGKPRKVVGYSCVAVKDYGKESQAKDVIEEYFKCKKLINKCLALKKNCS, encoded by the coding sequence ATGGCCGAGGAAGGCATTGCTGCTGGAGGTGTAATGGACGTGAACACTGCTCTGCAAGAGGTGCTCAAGACCGCCCTCATCCACGACGGCCTCGCGTGTGGCATCCGTGAAGCCGCCAAAGCCTTAGACAAGCGCCAAGCCCACCTCTGTGTGCTAGCATCCAACTGTGATGAGCCCATGTATGTCAAGTTGGTAGAGGCCCTGTGTGCCGAACACCAGATCAACCTCATTAAGGTTGATGACAACGAGAAACTTGGGGAATGGGTAGGCCTCTATAAAATTGACCGAGAGGGGAAACCCCGTAAAGTGGTTGGCTACAGTTGCGTAGCCGTTAAGGACTATGGCAAAGAATCTCAAGCCAAAGATGTCATTGAAGAATACTTCAAGTgcaagaaattaataaataaatgtttggctttaaaaaaaaattgttcctaA